The window CCTCCAGAGCGTCCACGGAACGCATACAGACGGACAGGACGGAACGCTCTGCCTGTGGTGACCATGGCGGCGCGGAGGGCGCGGTGCGCGGCGCGGTCATGACAACATCCCCGAAGCCCGAAGCCGTGCCTCTGCCTCATCCTGTTCGCGTTGAAGCCGCGCCGCGCTGCGGGTCTTGGGCGTGGTGGGCGCGGTCGCCTTCGGCGCGTTCAGTTTTTGGATGGAGTCATCGGCCAAGGCACGGGCGAAGTCATCGAGGGCTTGGGCGGTTGTAAACCACTTGCGCCCGTAGCGGCGACCCTCAAGGCGGATTCCGCCGACGCCTGCGGTGATCCATCTCCAACAGGTGCTAACGTCCGGCCTTCGGCCATTCACACAGGGGATGTGATGGGGGATTTGATTCAGGGGAATCAGCCCATCGAGGGGGGAGGGGACAACAGCGTCTGACATAGGGCATGGCCTCGTTACACGGCGCGTAATGCACTCGTGCGGTGAGGCTCATGCCGCGCTGTTTCAGCGGCAAAAAACCGACATTACAAAAAAACTACTTCGCGGACTGCTCCGCGTGGAAACGCTCCATAATCCGCCTCTCCGTCCGGCGGTGACGCGACGGGGAAGCCTCTTTACTGCTCCGCATTTTCAGGTAGGCCGTAGGGTCATGGTCTTGTGAAGCCCCCGGCGTGGAAATGCCGCACAGCCTCCGGGCCTTTTCAGGATTGAAGACATAGCGGCGATCCGGATGCTCCAGAACGTTGCGGAGGGCTTGTTGCGCTTTCAGCACAGGCAGATTTTCATGCGACAAAGCCCACTCCCGGACCTCGGCATAATCAAGATGCGCGGGCGCGTTTTGGTTGCGGCAAGTTCCCAAAAATAGGGCCACGGTTGCCCGTATCCGCTCCGACTTGTCGGGGATGGAAAGCCCCTCCGTCCACCTCGGAAGCGTTGTCTTTTCCGCCGCGCTCTTCATAGGCGTATTGTAACACACATCACAAAGCAAGTCAACACCATAACGCGGCCCGCAAACAGGCGCGGGGGAATACATGTAGAATGCCCAATAAAATCAGGGCATTTTCAACGGTCATCCCAGATTGATATTGCGCCAAGAGTCTGATTCATTTCTCGCATTGCCGCGCAACGTAAACAATGTTTTACGCGGTGGAGGGGTCCATCATCCCAGCGTTTCGGCAACCTTAACGGCAAGGGCGCGGTCAAGGTGCGCGTATATTTTCGTGACTTCAAGGTCGCTGTGACCCAGGGCGGCGGACGCGGCCTCAAGACCCAAGGTGTTGCGGGTTCTGGTAGCAAAACTATGCCGTAGTTGATGCAGATGCCAGTGCGGTATTGGGGCCAGTCTCTGCTCTTCCCTGCGCGCGTTACACTTCGCAATGGACCGCGCCACGGCCCTGTTGACGGCATGGACGTCGTATGCCGCGTTTATGCGCCTGTCGGACTTGCGCGGTGTCTCCGGTTGCCCCTCCCGGCGGTGCGTGGGCGCGCTGTCCGCCCGCTCTGCGATGGATTCCAGCGGGGAGAATAGCGGCCTCCCAATAGGCGCGGACATCATGCGCGGCTTCAATATGCTCTGACAGTTTTTGCCAAAGCACAAGATGCGCTCCCTGCCCTTGTAGGCGGTTTTGTGGGCTGTAATGGTGGCGGTCCAGACAGGGCCGCTCGTGTCAATGTCGCGGGCCGTCAGGTTCACCACTTCGCCCACCCTTGCCCCGCAATTCCATAGAAGGCGCACGAGATCGGCCACGGGGGAGGGCATGAAGGGCAGACAGGCCTCAACATGCTCCCATCGCACATCCGTCACGGGTGTTGGTTCCTTGACCCCGTGGGCGCGGCCTTGGCGCAGACCCTCCACGGTTGCGAGGGCCTCGAAAACGGACGGGGGAATCAGTTCCTCTGAAACCGCCCACTTGAACACGCGCCGTATGGCGTTGACCTTCATATTGACGGTAGTGCGGCTTGTTTCGCCGTCGCAAAGTCCGGTCCTGTAGGACTTCAAAGCGAGGGGGCCAAAATCGGCCGCGGGCATGCTCTTGTAAACGTCCAAAAATGCGCGGTAGGTGGCTTTGATGGACTCAAAATGGCCGGGGTTGTTTTGGTAGTACTCTTGAGCATGAACCGTCCACCTGTCGAACACTTGGGCAACGGTGATTTGCTGTGGTGGCGGCGGTTCAGGAAGCCCCCCACGGTTCCACCACTCCGCGACGGCGATGCGATACCGCCGCTTTGCCTCATCCTCATCCCGCCCCAGATAGAGGGCCTCCCCGTTCAAACGGACAAAAAAAAGATTCTTCCCCTTGTGAAAGCACAGTTTAGGTGCTTTCGGCGTTGACGGCTTCGGCATGGCGCGATCCTCTTGTTTTGTGTACCGTACACTTTTCAAGGGTTGCTTTTTGCCGCCATTTTAGCGGCTTGCCTTCGCTGTAAAGCCTTTGTTTTCAATTGTTTAGAAATGGTCGGGGCGACTGGATTTGAACCAGCGACCCCTTGACCCCCAGTCAAGTGCGCTAACCGGGCTGCGCTACGCCCCGACAAAGGCTGTAATAGTGCGGTGTTTGGTCCCGGTAAATCCAAGGGAAGGATAGCAAATTCAGGGGGGGAATGCAAGTTTTACTGAAACTTGCGGGTGACGTGGGCTACTGCGTCATTCCGTGGCGGGGGCGGGCGGGTTGCGGTCGAGGATGTCCTTTAGGGCCTTGCCCTCCATGTCGAGGAGTTCCCGGCTTTGGGGGTCCATCTCGGCCTCATCACCGAGGCTTTCATATTCCACGGCAGCCTCGCGGAGCTGTCCCTGTTTGACGAGGGCGCGGGCCAGCGCCCAGCGCACTTCGATATTTTCAGGGTACCGGATGCGGGCCTCTTTGAGGAGGGTCATGGCCTCGGGCAGGC of the Candidatus Hydrogenedentota bacterium genome contains:
- a CDS encoding DUF1580 domain-containing protein, with the translated sequence MSDAVVPSPLDGLIPLNQIPHHIPCVNGRRPDVSTCWRWITAGVGGIRLEGRRYGRKWFTTAQALDDFARALADDSIQKLNAPKATAPTTPKTRSAARLQREQDEAEARLRASGMLS
- a CDS encoding site-specific integrase; its protein translation is MPKPSTPKAPKLCFHKGKNLFFVRLNGEALYLGRDEDEAKRRYRIAVAEWWNRGGLPEPPPPQQITVAQVFDRWTVHAQEYYQNNPGHFESIKATYRAFLDVYKSMPAADFGPLALKSYRTGLCDGETSRTTVNMKVNAIRRVFKWAVSEELIPPSVFEALATVEGLRQGRAHGVKEPTPVTDVRWEHVEACLPFMPSPVADLVRLLWNCGARVGEVVNLTARDIDTSGPVWTATITAHKTAYKGRERILCFGKNCQSILKPRMMSAPIGRPLFSPLESIAERADSAPTHRREGQPETPRKSDRRINAAYDVHAVNRAVARSIAKCNARREEQRLAPIPHWHLHQLRHSFATRTRNTLGLEAASAALGHSDLEVTKIYAHLDRALAVKVAETLG